CTATCATCCGCTCAGATCTTCCTTCGTCCACACTTCTATCGATACTGGCTGTTTCGTTACGTTGGCCATTTTCGTGCCAACCACCGTTTGAATCTTCTTTTCTGCAGCAAGATCGAGGATTCTTTGTGTGATGACACCATCAAAAACAATCGCAGCAACATCTTTTATATCTTCCTTTAAAACGTTGACAAGGTCCTTGCTCGGGACTTCTTTGATTACACCCCCCTTATCATCGATAAGGCGAGCATTCAAGGTTGACGAAAGTTCTGCCAGCATTTCTTTATACTTTTGCTGGATCGGAGAAAGCTTCTTGGTATTCTGCGTCTTCCTCTCATCAAAATCATCGCGCTCCGCAAGAATTTCTGGCTTCTCAACCCGCTCGATTTTCTCGAACCGCTCGGTCCTGCTCTGAGGATGATAAGCGCTGTTTGATTGAGCAACTTCTCCACCGAGACCATACATCTCAATGTACTGCTCGGCTGGGATTTTATTTCTTAAACACTTCATGATCTGTTTTTGAGTCAATTCCTCAACTTCTTGACCTCTGGGAGCTCTTGCAACAAAGTCGACCTCAGCAACTTGGAAAAGTTCCCTTAGGATCAGCTCCCCGCCACGGTCGCCGTCAACGAATGCTGTAACAATGCGTTCCTTTGACAGGTCACTGATCGTTTTGGGGATATTTGTCCCCTCGACTGCGATCGCGTTTTTAATACCGGCCCTCAAAAGATTGAGAACATCGGATCGACCCTCCACGACGATGATCGCGTCGGAGTCTGGTACGTTTGGACCGGCGGTCAATCGTTCCTTGCCGTAGTATATGACCTCCTCAGTTTGAACAGACTGACGAACGCTTTCGGTAAGATCGATTCCAGTGCTCTTCGACTGCCTGATAAGATCGGATAATAATTCCTTTGCTCTCTCGATGATCTTTGCCCTTTTCGTGATGCGGACATCTTCGATTGACTCGACATTGATTCTGGCTTTGCAGGGTCCGACCCGGTCAATTGTTTCCAAAGCTGCAGCGAGAATGACCGTTTCGACTTGATCTAGACTAGATGGAATAAGGATCTCTCCTTCGGATTTTCCTTGCCTGGAACTCACTTCCACCTCGATGCGACCAATTCGGCCGCTTTTCTGGAGATCGCGTAAATCCAGTTCATCACCAAGCAATCCCTCTGTTTGACCGAAAATAGCCCCCACCACATCAGGTTTCTCAACGATGCCATCAGCCTGTAATTTAGCTTTTATAAGATACTTAGTGGTGCTGGGATCGATGTTCATTTTGTTCACCTCTTGATTAATCTGGAAAAACAGCGGGCACAATTCTTTTAACACTCTTAGCATTCACTACCTATTAGCGTAGTTGAGCTTTTCCGATCGGGTCTTAACACCCACATTAACCATCCTTTGAAGTATCCTATTAAAGGATATGATGAATGGATGATAGTGATC
This region of Methanomassiliicoccales archaeon genomic DNA includes:
- a CDS encoding DNA primase; amino-acid sequence: MNIDPSTTKYLIKAKLQADGIVEKPDVVGAIFGQTEGLLGDELDLRDLQKSGRIGRIEVEVSSRQGKSEGEILIPSSLDQVETVILAAALETIDRVGPCKARINVESIEDVRITKRAKIIERAKELLSDLIRQSKSTGIDLTESVRQSVQTEEVIYYGKERLTAGPNVPDSDAIIVVEGRSDVLNLLRAGIKNAIAVEGTNIPKTISDLSKERIVTAFVDGDRGGELILRELFQVAEVDFVARAPRGQEVEELTQKQIMKCLRNKIPAEQYIEMYGLGGEVAQSNSAYHPQSRTERFEKIERVEKPEILAERDDFDERKTQNTKKLSPIQQKYKEMLAELSSTLNARLIDDKGGVIKEVPSKDLVNVLKEDIKDVAAIVFDGVITQRILDLAAEKKIQTVVGTKMANVTKQPVSIEVWTKEDLSG